Proteins encoded within one genomic window of bacterium HR11:
- the secA gene encoding Protein translocase subunit SecA: MSLITTVLGKIFGTKNEREIRRLRRIVDRINALEPDMQRLSDAELRAKTDEFKRRLAAGETLDDLLVEAFAVVREAARRVLNMRHFDVQLMGGIVLHEGKIAEMATGEGKTLVATLPAYLNALTGEGVHIVTVNDYLAKRDRYWMGPVYEFLGLTVGVIQHDMNDEERRRAYACDITYGTNNEFGFDYLRDNMKVRLEDMVQRGHNYAIVDEVDSILIDEARTPLIISGPVEEDTSRYYVYDRVARRLRPGEDFELDEKRKTVTLTETGVHHVEELLHIENLYDPRHLDDLQGVIQAIRAHYLFKNEVDYIVKDGKVILVDEFTGRLMPGRRYSDGLHQALEAKEGVRIETENQTLATITIQNYFRMYKKLAGMTGTAATEAAEFEKIYNLDVVVIPTNKPLRRTEYPDVIYKTEAAKFRAVVRAIKELHEMGRPILVGTTSIEKSERLSQMLRREGIPHVVLNAKYHEKEAEIVAQAGRSGAVTIATNMAGRGTDIILGGNPEALCAKLLERQGFSRYDWRVELFIKAVLRDDLETARKIAQELDGLDLSVIPEMVRIREESARDHEKVVQLGGLHVIGTERHEARRIDNQLRGRAGRQGDPGSSQFFLSLEDELLRLFGGDRLKRLMHRLGMPDDEPIEHRTITKLIENAQKKVEQWHFDIRKHLLEYDDVMNRQRELIYGLRHRIMAGGDPVANFLDNALENVVGRLVADACPERRDPPDWDWASLAQGIHEVFQWNVAPDELYRAATDAHVMSPTALQDWLVEQLRERLRAKAVLVPDADRWNAFLRDVVLYVIDTHWKEHLYALDLLRDTIGLRGFGQRDPLVEFKRESFHLFEEMLDRIEETALRYIYWVQVEVPETAVVRRRTPRRYQMSRPEVQRAVSARAAPATAVAEDEPAEAAAAGVPKTFRRAQPKVGRNDPCPCGSGKKYKKCCLLRETA; the protein is encoded by the coding sequence ATGTCACTGATCACGACCGTCCTGGGCAAGATCTTCGGGACGAAAAACGAACGGGAAATCCGGCGGCTCCGGCGCATCGTCGACCGCATCAACGCCCTGGAGCCCGACATGCAGAGGCTCTCAGACGCCGAGCTTCGGGCGAAGACCGACGAGTTCAAGCGCCGGCTGGCCGCCGGCGAGACGCTGGACGACCTCCTCGTCGAGGCCTTTGCCGTCGTCCGGGAGGCGGCCCGCCGGGTCCTCAACATGCGTCACTTCGACGTTCAGCTCATGGGCGGGATCGTCCTCCACGAGGGCAAGATCGCCGAGATGGCGACCGGCGAGGGGAAGACCCTGGTCGCCACGCTCCCGGCCTACCTCAACGCCTTGACGGGCGAGGGCGTCCACATCGTCACCGTCAACGACTACTTGGCCAAGCGGGACCGCTACTGGATGGGTCCCGTCTACGAGTTTCTGGGCCTGACCGTCGGCGTCATCCAGCACGACATGAACGATGAGGAGCGCCGCCGGGCCTACGCTTGCGACATCACGTATGGGACGAACAACGAGTTCGGCTTCGACTACCTGCGGGACAACATGAAGGTCCGGCTCGAAGACATGGTCCAGCGGGGCCACAACTACGCCATCGTCGACGAGGTCGACAGCATCCTCATCGACGAGGCCCGGACGCCCCTCATCATTTCAGGCCCCGTCGAGGAGGACACGTCCCGGTATTACGTCTACGATCGCGTGGCCCGCCGCCTCCGGCCCGGCGAGGACTTCGAGCTGGACGAGAAGCGTAAGACGGTCACCCTGACCGAGACGGGCGTTCATCACGTCGAGGAGCTCCTTCACATTGAGAATCTCTACGACCCTCGGCACCTGGACGACCTCCAGGGCGTCATCCAGGCCATCCGGGCCCACTACCTGTTCAAGAACGAAGTCGACTACATCGTCAAGGACGGCAAGGTCATCCTCGTCGACGAATTTACGGGCCGCCTGATGCCGGGTCGCCGGTACAGTGACGGTCTCCATCAGGCCCTCGAGGCCAAGGAGGGCGTCCGCATCGAGACGGAAAACCAGACGCTGGCGACGATCACGATTCAGAACTACTTCCGGATGTACAAGAAGCTGGCCGGGATGACGGGGACGGCGGCGACGGAAGCGGCCGAGTTCGAGAAGATTTACAACCTCGACGTCGTCGTCATCCCGACCAACAAGCCCCTCCGGCGGACCGAGTACCCCGACGTCATCTACAAGACGGAGGCCGCCAAGTTCCGGGCCGTCGTCCGGGCCATCAAGGAACTTCACGAGATGGGCCGGCCCATCCTCGTCGGGACGACGTCCATCGAGAAGTCCGAGCGTCTCAGCCAGATGCTCCGCCGGGAGGGCATCCCCCACGTCGTCCTCAACGCCAAGTACCACGAAAAGGAGGCCGAGATCGTCGCCCAGGCCGGTCGGAGCGGGGCCGTCACGATCGCCACGAACATGGCCGGCCGGGGGACGGACATCATCCTGGGCGGCAACCCCGAGGCCCTCTGCGCCAAGCTCCTCGAACGGCAGGGCTTCAGCCGCTACGACTGGCGGGTCGAGCTCTTCATCAAGGCCGTCCTGCGGGACGACCTGGAGACAGCTCGCAAGATAGCCCAGGAACTCGACGGTCTGGACCTGTCGGTCATCCCCGAGATGGTCCGCATCCGGGAGGAGTCCGCCCGGGACCACGAGAAGGTCGTCCAGCTCGGCGGCCTCCACGTCATCGGGACGGAGCGCCACGAAGCCCGTCGGATCGACAACCAGCTCCGGGGCCGGGCCGGCCGGCAGGGCGACCCTGGGTCATCGCAGTTCTTCCTGTCGTTGGAAGACGAGCTCCTGAGGCTTTTCGGCGGGGACCGTCTCAAGCGCCTGATGCACCGGCTCGGGATGCCCGACGACGAGCCCATCGAGCACCGGACGATCACGAAGCTCATCGAGAACGCCCAGAAGAAGGTCGAGCAGTGGCACTTCGACATCCGGAAGCACCTGCTGGAATACGACGACGTCATGAACCGCCAGCGGGAGCTCATTTACGGCCTGCGCCACCGCATCATGGCCGGCGGGGACCCCGTCGCGAACTTCCTGGACAATGCCCTGGAAAACGTCGTCGGGCGCCTCGTCGCCGACGCCTGCCCCGAGCGGCGGGACCCGCCGGACTGGGACTGGGCGAGCCTCGCCCAGGGCATCCATGAGGTCTTTCAGTGGAACGTCGCTCCGGATGAGCTCTACCGGGCGGCGACGGACGCCCACGTCATGAGCCCGACGGCCCTCCAGGACTGGCTCGTCGAACAGCTCCGGGAGCGCCTTCGGGCCAAAGCCGTCCTCGTCCCCGACGCCGACCGGTGGAACGCCTTCCTGCGAGACGTCGTCCTCTACGTCATCGACACCCACTGGAAGGAGCACCTGTACGCCCTCGACCTCTTGCGGGACACGATCGGCCTGCGGGGGTTCGGCCAGCGGGACCCCCTCGTCGAGTTCAAGCGGGAGAGCTTCCATCTGTTTGAGGAAATGCTCGACCGCATCGAGGAGACGGCCCTCCGGTACATCTACTGGGTCCAGGTCGAGGTCCCCGAGACGGCCGTCGTCCGACGCCGCACGCCCCGGCGGTACCAGATGTCCCGGCCCGAGGTCCAGCGGGCCGTCTCAGCCCGGGCCGCCCCGGCGACGGCCGTCGCCGAGGACGAACCGGCCGAGGCCGCCGCGGCCGGCGTCCCCAAGACCTTCCGGCGGGCCCAGCCGAAGGTCGGTCGCAACGACCCCTGTCCATGCGGGAGCGGCAAGAAGTACAAGAAATGCTGTCTCCTCCGAGAGACGGCTTAG
- the hddC gene encoding D-glycero-alpha-D-manno-heptose 1-phosphate guanylyltransferase — MQVLILAAGYGMRLRPLTLVYPKVLVPVLNVPLLQLQLDRLRGDGRIREIYVNRHYMADRFPPPTAWDSPVPVQYLDEADFPYGTGGAIRNLWNATGRSDDVLVLNGDSLGLVDTAAFLDFALGTDADAVLYVRTVNAGASDYTLFYLDPRTSDLYPSAAPGRAAVLYAGLAFLRTSALRGLPTEFPSDWFRDAVAPAWQAGTLRLVGYRDDGPWWDFGHADRFRATYRDLVRTWQARPAAFGSLRSRLEAAGTWRRPGLWVHPTAHVADDVAVEEWAVVGAECFVERAALRASVLDRSVRARRTRLVNAFIGPAVVIDGFDIEDAIVAADASENLQTWTW, encoded by the coding sequence ATGCAGGTCCTGATCCTGGCGGCCGGGTACGGCATGCGGCTCCGGCCCCTGACGCTCGTGTATCCCAAAGTCCTGGTCCCCGTCCTGAACGTCCCCCTCCTCCAGCTTCAGTTGGACCGACTTCGGGGCGACGGCCGAATCCGAGAAATCTATGTCAACCGGCACTACATGGCCGACCGGTTCCCGCCGCCGACGGCCTGGGACAGCCCCGTCCCGGTCCAGTATCTCGACGAAGCCGACTTTCCCTACGGCACGGGTGGGGCGATCCGAAACCTCTGGAATGCGACGGGTCGGTCCGACGACGTCCTCGTCCTCAACGGGGATTCCCTGGGGCTCGTCGATACGGCGGCCTTTCTGGACTTTGCCCTGGGGACCGACGCCGACGCCGTCCTGTACGTGCGGACGGTGAACGCCGGGGCTTCCGATTATACCCTTTTCTACCTGGACCCGAGGACGTCCGACCTGTACCCCTCGGCGGCGCCCGGCCGGGCGGCCGTCCTGTACGCTGGGCTGGCCTTCCTGCGCACGTCGGCCCTCCGGGGCCTGCCGACCGAATTCCCGTCCGACTGGTTCCGGGACGCCGTCGCCCCGGCCTGGCAGGCCGGGACCCTCCGCCTCGTCGGCTATCGGGACGACGGTCCCTGGTGGGACTTCGGGCACGCCGACCGCTTCCGGGCGACCTACAGGGATCTTGTCCGGACCTGGCAGGCACGGCCGGCGGCCTTTGGCTCGCTCCGGTCCCGCCTGGAAGCGGCGGGAACCTGGCGTCGCCCCGGCCTATGGGTTCATCCGACGGCGCATGTCGCCGACGATGTCGCCGTCGAAGAGTGGGCCGTCGTAGGGGCCGAATGTTTCGTCGAACGGGCCGCCCTTCGGGCCAGCGTCCTGGACCGGTCCGTCCGGGCCCGGCGGACTCGCCTGGTGAACGCTTTCATCGGCCCGGCCGTCGTCATCGACGGCTTCGACATCGAGGACGCCATCGTGGCGGCCGACGCCTCGGAAAACCTCCAGACGTGGACTTGGTAG
- the malQ gene encoding 4-alpha-glucanotransferase — MRRRGSGILLHVTSLPSPFGVGDLGPWAYRFVDFLAEARQSFWQVLPLTPTGPGGGASPYNAVSAFAGNPLLISPERLVEDGWLTPEDLASRPDLPEDRVDYPGAYAFKRRLLERAFERFGPRRRDPDYQRFVEAHAAWLDDYALFVALTEHFRGQTWDRWPRVLRDRHPAALDRARRRLGRRVAMEKFWQYLFFRQWQALRAYAREQGVQIIGDLPMYVDYHSADAWAHPHLFKLDDQKRPTHVAGVPPDYFSATGQRWGHPVYRWDVLRQRGYDWWVRRIAHNLSLYDFVRVDHFRGFVAYWEVPAHEPTAVHGYWVEAPADDFFRTLSKHFPCLPIIAEDLGVITPDVREVMERWGFPGMRVLLFAFGPDMPTNPYAPHNHVRHCVVYTGTHDNNTVRGWFEQEASDEDRHRLFRYLGRTVTADEVAWEMVRLAMMSVADRVIIPMQDVLGLGAEARMNTPATPTGNWEWRLQPHQITSELARRLADLTETYGRA, encoded by the coding sequence ATGAGACGTCGGGGGAGCGGCATCCTGCTCCACGTCACTTCGCTACCGTCCCCTTTCGGGGTCGGGGACCTGGGTCCCTGGGCTTACCGGTTCGTGGACTTCTTGGCTGAGGCTCGACAGAGCTTCTGGCAGGTCCTCCCCCTGACCCCGACGGGCCCCGGCGGGGGCGCCTCCCCGTACAATGCCGTGTCGGCCTTTGCAGGCAATCCCCTCCTCATCAGCCCGGAACGCCTCGTCGAGGACGGCTGGCTGACTCCTGAAGACCTGGCGTCTCGTCCCGACTTGCCTGAAGACCGGGTCGACTATCCTGGGGCCTACGCCTTCAAACGGCGCCTCCTGGAGAGGGCCTTCGAGCGGTTTGGGCCCCGTCGGCGGGACCCGGACTACCAACGGTTCGTCGAGGCGCATGCGGCCTGGCTCGATGACTATGCCCTCTTTGTGGCCCTGACGGAGCACTTCAGGGGTCAGACCTGGGACCGGTGGCCGCGTGTCCTGCGGGACCGGCATCCGGCGGCCCTGGACCGGGCGCGTCGACGTCTGGGCCGGCGGGTCGCCATGGAGAAGTTCTGGCAGTATCTGTTCTTTCGCCAATGGCAGGCCTTGCGGGCCTACGCCCGGGAGCAGGGTGTCCAGATCATCGGGGACCTCCCCATGTATGTCGATTATCACAGCGCCGACGCCTGGGCCCATCCCCACCTCTTCAAGCTGGACGACCAGAAGCGGCCGACCCACGTCGCCGGCGTCCCGCCCGACTACTTCAGCGCCACGGGTCAGCGGTGGGGCCACCCCGTCTACCGGTGGGACGTCCTGCGTCAGCGGGGCTACGACTGGTGGGTCCGACGGATAGCGCACAACCTGAGTCTTTATGACTTCGTCCGAGTCGACCACTTTCGGGGCTTCGTGGCCTACTGGGAGGTCCCGGCCCATGAGCCGACGGCAGTCCACGGGTATTGGGTCGAGGCACCGGCCGACGACTTCTTTCGGACTCTGTCCAAACACTTTCCCTGCCTGCCCATCATCGCCGAGGACCTGGGCGTCATCACGCCGGACGTCCGGGAGGTCATGGAGCGATGGGGCTTTCCGGGCATGCGAGTCCTGCTTTTTGCCTTCGGACCCGACATGCCCACGAATCCGTATGCCCCGCACAATCACGTCCGGCACTGCGTCGTCTACACGGGGACCCACGATAACAACACGGTCCGGGGCTGGTTCGAACAAGAAGCCTCGGACGAGGACCGCCACCGCCTCTTCCGATACCTGGGCCGGACGGTGACGGCTGACGAAGTGGCTTGGGAGATGGTCCGCTTGGCCATGATGTCGGTCGCCGACCGGGTCATCATCCCTATGCAGGACGTCCTCGGCCTGGGAGCCGAGGCTCGGATGAACACCCCGGCGACTCCGACGGGCAACTGGGAGTGGCGTCTCCAGCCTCATCAGATCACGTCGGAACTCGCCCGTCGCCTGGCCGACCTGACGGAAACCTACGGTCGGGCATGA
- the natA_3 gene encoding ABC transporter ATP-binding protein NatA, translating to MSAALVLENVTKRFGNVTAVSDLSLRVPAGTIYGFLGPNGAGKTTTLRMIVGILWPDEGRIAVLGHARPEDVRPRVGYLPEERGLYKKMKVAELLAYLARLKGLDGPTARRRAHEWLERLGLAEWARKPCETLSKGMSQKVQLAAALVHDPELVVLDEPFAGLDPVNRDLLRDVVLDLKRRGRTVLFSTHIMEQAEQICDAVVLIHRGRKVLDGPLADVKAAGGRAIHLDYDGDGRVLRELTGVRRVNHSGKYAEIFLDDGADPQAVLAQLVGRVRIRRFEVRAPSLHEIFIRTVGGEIHA from the coding sequence ATGTCGGCGGCCCTCGTCCTGGAGAACGTCACGAAGCGATTCGGGAACGTCACGGCCGTCTCGGACCTCTCCCTCCGGGTCCCGGCCGGCACGATCTACGGCTTCCTGGGACCCAACGGAGCGGGGAAGACGACGACCCTCCGGATGATCGTCGGCATTCTCTGGCCGGACGAGGGCCGTATCGCAGTCTTGGGCCACGCCCGGCCGGAGGACGTTCGGCCTCGTGTCGGCTATCTCCCCGAGGAGCGGGGCCTGTACAAGAAGATGAAGGTCGCCGAGCTCTTGGCCTACTTGGCCCGCCTGAAGGGTCTGGACGGTCCGACGGCCCGTCGGCGGGCCCATGAATGGCTCGAGCGCCTGGGCCTCGCCGAGTGGGCCCGCAAGCCCTGCGAGACCCTTTCGAAGGGCATGAGCCAGAAGGTCCAGCTCGCCGCGGCCCTCGTCCACGACCCGGAGCTGGTCGTCCTGGACGAACCCTTCGCCGGTCTCGACCCCGTCAATCGGGACCTCCTGCGGGACGTCGTCCTGGACCTGAAGCGTCGGGGCCGGACCGTCCTGTTTTCGACCCACATCATGGAGCAGGCCGAGCAGATCTGCGACGCCGTCGTCCTCATCCATCGGGGCCGCAAGGTCCTGGACGGACCCCTGGCCGACGTAAAGGCCGCCGGGGGCCGGGCCATCCATCTGGATTACGACGGGGACGGCCGCGTCTTGCGGGAGCTGACCGGCGTCCGGCGGGTCAACCACTCGGGGAAGTATGCCGAAATCTTTCTCGACGACGGGGCCGACCCCCAGGCCGTCCTGGCCCAGCTGGTCGGTCGTGTGCGCATCCGCCGGTTTGAGGTCCGGGCCCCCTCGCTTCACGAGATCTTCATCCGCACCGTCGGAGGCGAAATCCATGCGTAA
- the ppm1 gene encoding Polyprenol monophosphomannose synthase has translation MTVGVVIPTYNEAENLPALIERLMALGLESLRVIVVDDASPDGTGQVADRLADRYPGRIYVIHQARRTGLGAAYRAGFRRALQDGVSWVVQMDADLSHAPEDLPRLLEKARDADVVVGSRYVAGGGVDRRWPRWRRWLSRLGNLYARWVTGLRVRDATAGFKVFRRDVLERIGVEGLRSDGYAFQHAGLKVVPKGDGVVAFGVPSAVEKRHRPPSSRFQDGAPGLGLGIQFGKVPPTKLLPAGRVVAEPAAEFMARGDVPEPAVETEALLREAPGPQALDEKAHAVVGFRRVIHPLDPNHGEFLHGRHGPDPNLPRSRRRPSRAPNGRPSGPQGGRGRPGRRTGRRPVGSVLPG, from the coding sequence ATGACCGTCGGGGTCGTGATTCCCACGTACAACGAGGCCGAAAACCTGCCGGCCCTGATCGAACGCCTGATGGCCCTTGGGCTGGAGTCCCTGCGTGTCATCGTCGTGGACGACGCCTCGCCCGACGGCACGGGCCAGGTCGCCGACCGCCTGGCCGACCGGTATCCCGGCCGCATCTACGTGATCCACCAGGCCCGCCGGACGGGCCTCGGGGCGGCCTACCGGGCGGGATTTCGCCGTGCCCTGCAAGACGGCGTCTCGTGGGTCGTCCAGATGGACGCCGACCTCTCCCATGCCCCGGAGGACCTGCCTCGGCTCCTCGAAAAGGCTCGGGATGCGGACGTGGTCGTCGGCTCCCGCTACGTGGCGGGGGGCGGCGTGGACCGACGGTGGCCCCGGTGGCGGCGATGGCTGAGCCGGCTCGGCAATCTGTACGCCCGGTGGGTGACCGGTCTGAGGGTCCGGGACGCCACGGCCGGGTTCAAGGTCTTTCGGCGGGACGTCCTCGAACGTATCGGCGTCGAGGGCTTACGGTCCGACGGGTACGCCTTCCAGCATGCGGGCCTGAAGGTAGTCCCGAAGGGCGACGGCGTTGTTGCGTTCGGTGTCCCGAGCGCTGTAGAGAAGCGTCACAGGCCCCCGTCGAGCCGCTTCCAGGATGGGGCGCCAGGCCTCGGGCTTGGCATCCAGTTCGGCAAAGTACCGCCGACGAAACTCCTCCCAGCGGGCCGGGTCGTGGCCGAACCAGCGGCGGAGTTCATGGCTCGGGGCGACGTCCCGGAGCCAGCCGTCGAGACGGAGGCTCTCCTTCGAGAAGCCCCGGGGCCACAGGCGCTCGACGAGAAAGCGCACGCCGTCGTCGGCTTCCGGCGGGTCATACACCCGCTTGACCCGAATCACGGGGAGTTTCTGCACGGGCGTCATGGTCCCGATCCTAATCTGCCCCGCTCTCGGAGGCGTCCGTCTCGGGCGCCCAACGGAAGGCCGTCGGGTCCACAGGGCGGTCGGGGGCGACCCGGAAGACGCACCGGCCGTCGCCCCGTTGGAAGCGTTCTTCCCGGATGA
- the ppcA gene encoding Phosphoenolpyruvate carboxylase, translating into MASENSRDRRVPRCMSTQHPDNVTVPFFAQGPVMEGVDEIREAYYAFSHLGCDEQMWDFEGKEVDEFVVEKLLTTYESFFRLFPLGRAVYLTVRVPNPAVDKAQGKILLEVLQAIPRAYDVARLFYGEGIAPIFEIIFPMTTSAEELNRVLRYYQVFVTGKEETALIPGDRPLREWIGEFHPKTIQVIPLVEDKASLLQADAIVGNYLRDKDLPYQRVFLARSDPALNYGMLAAALLVKVALHRLDRLERAVGIPIYPILGAGSAPFRGNFRPDTVERYLKEHPSVQTFTIQSAFKYDHPAPAIVQAIETIKRTPRGEPWPIESEPRVLDLIERTSACYQRQVQRLAPLVNTVAPFVPRRRARKLHIGLFGYSRNIGGVSLPRAIPFCAALYALGLPPEILGLADLRPEDRDLIRRVYPHWETDLGDALRYLNEDAFSLLPPSEVEETRKALRRLRVDFAPDPVHRDITSKILQKLQARSLEGLSDLILQAAWVRRFLG; encoded by the coding sequence ATGGCGTCTGAGAACAGCCGGGACCGTCGGGTCCCCCGTTGCATGAGCACTCAGCACCCGGACAACGTCACCGTCCCCTTCTTCGCCCAGGGGCCTGTCATGGAAGGGGTCGACGAGATCCGGGAGGCCTACTACGCCTTCTCCCACCTGGGCTGTGACGAACAGATGTGGGACTTCGAGGGGAAGGAGGTCGACGAGTTCGTCGTCGAAAAGCTCCTGACGACGTATGAAAGCTTCTTCCGCCTCTTCCCCCTGGGACGGGCCGTCTATCTGACCGTTCGGGTCCCGAACCCGGCCGTCGATAAGGCCCAGGGCAAGATCCTGCTGGAAGTCCTGCAGGCCATCCCCCGGGCCTATGACGTCGCTCGTCTGTTTTATGGAGAAGGCATCGCCCCCATTTTTGAGATCATCTTCCCGATGACGACGTCGGCCGAGGAACTCAACCGGGTCTTACGGTACTATCAGGTCTTCGTCACGGGCAAGGAGGAAACGGCCCTGATCCCCGGCGACCGCCCCCTGCGGGAATGGATCGGGGAGTTCCACCCCAAGACGATTCAAGTCATCCCCCTCGTCGAGGACAAGGCGTCCCTGCTTCAGGCCGACGCCATCGTCGGCAACTACCTCCGGGACAAGGACCTCCCGTACCAACGGGTCTTCCTGGCCCGGTCCGACCCCGCCCTGAACTATGGGATGCTGGCGGCGGCCCTCCTTGTGAAGGTCGCCCTGCATCGCCTGGACCGACTCGAGCGGGCCGTGGGGATTCCCATCTATCCGATCCTGGGCGCCGGCAGTGCCCCGTTTCGGGGGAACTTCCGGCCCGATACGGTCGAGCGGTACCTCAAGGAGCATCCCAGCGTCCAGACCTTTACGATTCAATCGGCCTTCAAGTATGACCATCCGGCCCCGGCCATCGTCCAGGCCATCGAGACCATCAAACGGACGCCCCGAGGCGAGCCCTGGCCCATCGAGTCGGAACCCCGGGTCCTGGACCTCATCGAGCGGACGTCTGCCTGTTACCAACGCCAGGTCCAGCGTCTGGCGCCCCTCGTGAACACCGTCGCGCCCTTCGTACCCCGCCGACGGGCCCGGAAACTCCATATCGGCCTCTTCGGATACAGCCGGAACATCGGGGGCGTATCCTTGCCGCGGGCGATCCCCTTCTGCGCCGCCCTCTACGCCCTGGGCCTGCCGCCCGAGATTCTGGGCCTGGCCGACCTCCGCCCCGAGGACCGGGACCTGATCCGCCGAGTCTACCCCCACTGGGAGACCGACCTCGGCGATGCCCTGCGCTACCTGAACGAAGACGCCTTCAGCCTCCTGCCGCCCAGCGAGGTCGAAGAGACCCGGAAGGCCCTGCGCCGCCTCCGGGTCGATTTCGCCCCGGACCCGGTCCATCGGGACATCACGTCCAAGATCCTTCAGAAACTCCAGGCCCGAAGCCTTGAGGGTCTCAGCGACCTCATCCTCCAGGCCGCCTGGGTCCGGCGTTTTCTCGGCTGA